The window TTACTACGTTGTCTAATTTTGCCCCCAGGACAGAAAGGTCTGTTTTTTGTGTCCATTTGCGTTACATGGCCCACTGGTAAATTCCTGACAATGCAGATAACTAGATAGAGGAgttatgcatattttttttagaaaaaaaaaaggaccccgACCAGCTGGGGCTTTGCCCCCCTCttcaagggccccatagcagcagCATGGCCTGCCACTATGGTATGTATATCCTTGTGATCAGCTAGGATGATCTCCATCCATAATTGTTATGCTTTTGAGTGTACCTATTGAGTTGTAATTGGTGCATTTTTTAGGGTTAGAGATGGAGTTCCCACTTCTACAACCCTTATAGGAAGGAAAAATGCACAACTGGACGAATGAACCCTTTGGGCCATGGATTCAAGCTCCTCCGCTCTGTCAATGGATACAGTTAGGCCAGTGACTATATTGAAGGCCTTGTGAGGATCAAGGGAGTATATACCAGAGAAGCTGACCACGCAGCCACTATTGAAAAGAGGTTGTTTAAACCTAGTTAGTTCTATCACCTTTACTATTGGGTGGCAAGAACTTGTTGAGGACTTCTCATTCCAGAGTAACTACATTGTTACCCAGGTGAGGAATTGGCAAAAGTTTACGAAAGGAGGTGAAGAAGGGAACAAACAACAATCCCTTCTATCCTGGGTGATAAACTTGGCATCATAATGGGAGCTTATTTTACTCTTTGCCATGGGGTTCCCGCACTTCGATGTATGTCACTGGTGATGATCCCCGCTATTAAACAACTAGATATCAGTCTTGGAGGAACTTTTGGCCAAAGACAATtgtcttataggggtactccgcccctagacatcttatcccctatccaaaggataggggataagatgtttgattgcgggggttctgTCACTGGGGAgccccatgatctcggctgcggcaccccagatatctggtgcacggagcgaactttgcttcgtgccggatgactggcgatgcggggctgaggctcgtaacgtcacggtCATAcgctgctcgtgacatcatggccacgccccctcaatgcaagtctatgggagggggcgtgatggccgtcacgcctcctcccatagattagcatttagggggtgtggctgtgatgtcacaagcctctggcgctgcacccgaagcTCTAAAGGAACacctggtgcagcagggaggcgataaggataggggctaagatttctagaggtggagtacccctttaaggacttcccAGTTGTACCAGCCTTCTCCTTACAACTACCATCCACTTTGTATAATCCTTTTGTCATGAAGGATGCTGACTGTAATTCAAGACGTCTTGTGACTGTGTTAGGAAGGAATCTCTTGCTGAGTTGTGTGATTGAGGTGTTTTGCTATTTACCTCTACGGGCTACATTCATGTTGACATCTATTTTAGAGTAACGACAAGTGGTGGGTgtgtggaagcccccaaaacattTCACTTTCCTTTCTGATAAATTCCTGTGGGTACCCACATTTTCTTTCCAGCTAGTAGCTCGTGAAGCCTGTGCTAAAAGTATCCGGGTCTAAGGTTTCTACGCCTTAATTCAAGCAGCAGATGTTTTGAAAATAGTTGTTCTATTTACGATTTCTCTGACTTGAAATAGACGTGTTTACGTATAAAGATATTAGTTCCATTCAAATGCAGCCACCAATTCAATGTCATCAGATCCTTTCAATCTGAGATCTGATGTAAAATACAATAATCAGAAAAAAATGATGATAAATAAGTTCCTGAGTCTGGCTCtttggtaaacttttttttcctacttCCTACAGATGTTGAATGACAACTCATATGACCACCATTTCTGTTACGATGAGCGTTCTGGTCCGGCTCCCTCACCGTGAGCGCTAACCTCCCTGCTCTTCTGTCCGGGCTGCGATTCGCaacgcgggacgcgcctgcatgcgaatcacGACCCgcttctcacctgcctccacttggCCCTCTGGTTCCCGAAGCGcatgcccccacctcctagggtgcgcgcgccagctgcctggattttaaagggccagtgcaccattgattggtgcctggtcccacTGCTATGTTATATAAAGCAGCTCCTCCCTTTCCTCCCTGCGGgttcttcagtgcccctagcctgagattaagcgttccctatTGTCTGTTGCCTTGCCTGTATTTATTGACCCTTCCGCTACATTTTtggactacgcacctttgctgcctgccttgaccttctgctaagtctgaccaCGCCTCTGCCTTACCCTTCTGTACCTCGTCTTTGCCTAGCTACCTGTGTGGTAaagtcgtatcgggggtagcgacctgggtgtcgcctgccgcagcaagcccatcttgccttgcggtgggctctggtgaagaccaacggcactttagactccgctccccataCGCAATGCGGGACGCGTCTGCATGCGAATCGCGACCCacttctcacctgcctccacttggCCCTCTGGTTCCTGAAGCGcatgcccccacctcctagggtgcgcgcgccagctGCCTGAATTTTAAAGGGCCCGTGCACCACTGATTGATGCCTGGTCCCACTGCTATGTTATATAAAGCAGCTCctcccggatcttcagtgcccctagcctgagattaagcgttccctatTGTCTGTTGCCTTGCCTGAATTTATTGACCCTTCCGCTACATTTTTGGACTACGCACCTTtgtcgcctgccttgaccttctgctaagtctgaccaTGCCTCTGCCTTACCCTTCTGTACCTCATCTTTGCCTAGCTATATGTGTGGTCaagtcgtatcgggggtagcggcgggctctggtgaagaccaacggcaccttagactccgctctccatacggcccatgtcatctaccacacaggttagaggatccacatccatgaCCGTTACAATTTCATCTACTATAGAGGTTGAATCTCATTTTTTAAGGGGTTTTTCATAGCAAATCGACCTAATTTGGCAGTGATACATCCCTACTACCAGTAGTGAGCAGAACTTATTCTTGTCTTCTTGAGTCTCGGAAGGTTGGGTGACCACTAGAGTTGAAAAAATTGACAGAAAGATTTTCCGAACCCGAATCTAATGAATTAAATGAATTTAGTCTTGTAAACGTCTTACTGAAAGTGAGACTTCTTTGGAGAATCAAAATATTTTACAAGGCTGAATGATTCAACAGTCAATTTATTGATAGATTGTGCTCTTAGTGAAGATTCGCTCAATTCTAGTGACACCAGTATTGGTCATTTTCAGGGAAAAAACTGAGAATATATTGAATTTTAATTTGGACAACTCAACAGACccaatcacatggcagaatttttgaGCGGAATCTGAtggaaaaattcagcttggaaactCCGTTGCTGCAGACTCCCATTGTTGCACAattgctgtggaaattctgattcTAAACTCTGCAGAGAGAACTGACGTCCACTAAGTGGTCCTAGCGGTCCTTGCACCAGCACAACAATACTCATTTGCATACTGTACATGGCTACATAGAGCCAGTGGGTAAAAGGATTGTGGTATGTTGTCATAACAGGTACAAGCCCAATTTCCAATGGAAGAAAATCTCTTGAACCATAGGACCACTGTTATAAATGGTATATGGAAGGTGGAGGGCCCTGATGCAGATTTTGAGTCTAGTCAGACAACTAAATACCTACATCAGATTAATGGCAATGGATCCCACCAGTTTCAGTCAAATCTGAATGTGTATAGGCATCTCCAGATTGCACACTGATGGTGCCAGCAGGTCCATACATCACATCCCAGCCCATGAATTGAAAACTGTGTAATACCTTATTTCCCCTCTGGAGGCACTGCAGGAATTTGAACACTCATTGATGACCTCCTACTTAAGCTAACCCTATTGTTCTATGATGGTCCCAGCAGATCTACACGTCACATGACAGACAATTTATTTGATGGAAAATTGCCTAAAGCCTCATTTCTCCTCTGGACGTGCTGCTGGGAAATTGAACACTGGCTGGTGGCTTCTCTACAGTATACATATGGTCAGGGGTGTGTGGGGTAGGGGTGGGGGTGGTGTGAGATTTCATTAAGCTCCAATCTTTGTTTCtataagtattaaaggggtactccagagggaaaaaaaattcttatcaactggtgccacaaagttataaGGATTTCTAAATTTCTTCTGTttagaaatcttaaaggggtacttcactccttgatatcttatcccctatccaaaggataggggataagatgtctgatcgaggggttccatccgctggggacccctgcaatctcggctgcgggcaccccagacatccggtgcacagagtgaactttgctctgtgctggatgactggcaatgcagggcggaggctcgtgacgtcaaggtcatgccccctcaatgcaagtctacgggagggggcatgacagccgtcacactccctcccatagacttgcattgagtgggcgtggtcatgactagtgcttcggcgctgcacctgacgctctaaatgaatgtcgggtgcagcagcagcgggaccccccgcgatcagacatcttatcccctatcctttggataggggataagatgtctagcggcggagtacccctttaatccttctagtccttatcagatgctgtatgctcctgaggaagttgtgtagttctttcaaatatgaccacagtgctctctgctgccacctctgtctgtgtcaggaactgttcggaaaggtttactatggggatttgctcattctaaggacagttcctgacatggacagaggtggcactgtggtcagactagaaagaactatacaacttcctctggagcatacagcagctgataagtactggaaggattacaatatttaaacagaagtaatttccaaatctgtataactttctagcaccagttgcttttttttaaatttttttagtaccCTTTTTTATCTGCTTCCAGAGGAGTCTATCTGTATTGAAAATACACGAATACTCATTTTGGGAGAATCTAGAGATCTAGCTCTACGCTGGACGAGTACAGGAAAGACTGGACAAAAAGAATCAGATATCACTGGGAATCAGTGCACGAAAAAGTAAAGCAAAATATTCACAAAAATACTCAACCTTTTCTTTAGATTGTGTATATGAATGCATGTTTATGTTTTTATAGGTTTTTCCTTTGTATTAGTTACTTGGATATTCCCATTGATCTTATTCTCCAATATCTGGTCCCAATGCTGAGTATCCGGTTACACCCGAGACCCctgtaatgtatagtgtataattaaTGGTAGGGGGCACAGCTGTTTTTCAGGCCACAAAGAATATCAATGGGGACCGGCCGCGCACGTAACTTCTGTTTTTCTGATGGTCCTTGGGATAAGTGGCCTTTCTGTTCTAattttacagcagtgatgggaGGTATTTACACTGTGGCAGATACATGATTTTGTCTCAGGCCGCGCAACATCAAAGGAATACTTTCCATGTCTATCAATCAGAACCCATCATCCCGGACGGAGGCGCTCACATGCTTCCAGGCCACTTCATTACATACATGTGATTTAAGGTTCTGGCTACATGAAGAAGTGGCGTTGTGCCAAGAGATGCTCCCGTTTCACCTGTATCATCGACTCATCTCCGAACATTGAGGGGCCTAAGCCCAAAGTAAGTCATCAGCCCTGACATCTGAAGCATTCCTATTGCTGATTGCTCTTtccttgaccttaaaggggtattccgtggaaaacttttttttttttttttttttttaatcaactggtgccagaaagtaaaacagatttgtaaatgacttctataaaaaaaatcttaatccttccagtacttcttagctgctgaatacagtgacccctcgacctacgatggccccgacatacgatcatttcaacatacgatggcctctcagaggcagcatcaacatacgatgcttttgtatgtcggggccatcgcataaacggctatccggcagcgtagactgcttcagctgccaccggatagccgtttacggtgccccgtgtggtccgctgacgatcacttacctgtcctcggggctccggcgcgtcctctttgggatcccctgcatcgtcggcgctctccatcacgtcgctgcgcacgctgtcccgtcatccaataggagcggcgtgcgtagcgacgtgatggcggcgacggagagcgaggatgccggggaggcagaggccttgccggagcgttggggacgcgatggacggcgacatccagggcagcggtgacgagcggtgacggtccggagcggcggggacaggtgagtacaacttcctctaacagtggtcttcaacctgtggacctccagatgttgcaaaactacaactcccagcatgcccggacagccgttggctgtccgggcatgctgggtgttgtagttttgcaacatctggaggtccgcaggttgtagaccactgccctatactttactttgcacaggtccctcaacatacgatggtttcaacaaacgatggttcatttagaacggattaccattgtatgttgagggaccactgtactacagaggaaattattttctttttggaacacagtgctctctgctgacatctctgtccattttaggaattgtccagagtaggagaaaacaaaaatccccatagcaaacatatgctgctctggacagttcctaaaatggacagagatgtcagcagagagcactgtggtcgtcatgatgtcagcagagagcactgtgttccaaaaattcactatttctcccgttactatcggccgttattaataacggactttaacaggttaaaacggctattagaaaaatcacatagagtataatgggattttccagcggccgtataggattttgtaactaccattttcagctgattttcagacggaactttgtACGGATCTTTAAGACAGAGTAATTTTGtaatgtgaaagaagccttagagaCCCTTCAAAATGGTTTATTTGGGAAACCCTTTTATGAGAAGAgttcctaaaaaaaaattgtatcagaGAAAGTCTGATCAGTTGAAATCCGTTGAGAAACCTTTcagcaagtcacgccccctcccatagacttgcattgagggggcagggcaatacatcatgagggggcgggtctatgacatcacgagctcccggcgccggcgttcggaacagtttgctccaaacactgagcagcggagtacctctttaaagggtagctcccaccatcctatttttttttctgtccctgcctattgccaatctatccctaaccccctccctgcttttaatttttatttttactatattaaaaatgccttttgtctgcctggcagtgtgctcactaccaggcagacttccccagcaggcaccacgtcactgatgcctgttggggccgacacttccgcccttagttcatctacacaggctgcctccagctgtttcatcactacaactcccagcttgccctgacatctattggctgtcagggcatgctgggagttgtagtattgaaacagctggaggcaccctgtgtagagaaactattagttacatgcggcgctagcccgtctccctcaccccccccctgcgccataccccgttccctccatcacaacacccccccccccccccattacacttactgcagagtccggcagcaggcgtgcagggacagcggcggcgacgaggcggcggcgatgtgcgggaggagtggccggggagccaatgcgctcgctccctgcctgtcttattgacaggcagggagcgagcgcaggctgaatgaaaaaggaccgacgcccggccgcatcagtcctttttcaggcgtgacgtcacgccaggctgcagccggccactaggagggagaccccctagtggccggttttcaaatgtaaattaaactattttaattaaaaaaataataataaaagtatattagagatatgttgtagtacataagtaccacaacatatcaaaaaataaagttggtgacagtgcccatttaagcctttTGGGTATGGAggtaccagagcttcacaggttgtcactggagtcctctcccactcctccatgacaTGACGACATCATGGAGCTGGtgaatgttagagaccttgtgctccaCCACATTCTTTTTGAGGATGATGCTCCATAGGGTttgggtctggagacatgcttggccagtccatcacctttaccctcagcttctctagcaaggcagtggtcatcttggaggtgtttggggtcattataatGTAGGAATATTGCCCTTTGGCCCAGTCTACCAAGGGAGGGGATCATGTCCTGCCTCAGTatatcacagtacatgttggcattcatggttccctcaatggcagcagcactcatgcaccagaccatgacactcccaccaccacgcACAAgtcacacttgtctttgtactcctcacctggttggcaCCGCACACGCTTGACACCTTCTGAATCAAATACGTTTATtttggtctcatcggaccacatggttccagtaatgcatgtccttagtctgcttgtcaaCAGCAAACTGTTCCGAtgctttcttgtgcatcatcttaaaggggttatctagaaggaaaaaaaaaatatatatatatatagttaaacagatttgtaaattacatctattaaaaaatcttaatcctttcagtacttatgagctgctgatgctgaatggttcttttctgtctaagtgctctctgatgacacctgtctcgggaactgtccagagtagaagcaaatccccatagcaaacctcttctactctgtgcagttcccgagacaagcagagatgtcagcagagagccctgttgccaggcagaaaagaacaactcaacttcagcagctgataattattgaacggattaagattttacatttacaaatctgtttaactttctggagccagttgatgttaaaaaaaaaaaaaaaaaaaaaaaaaacttttttcctgaaatacccctttaagaagagggTTCATTCTGGGACGACAGCCATGCAGACTAATTTGATTCAGTGGGCTGTGTATGGTCGAATAGGGGGAAATCTGTCAATCACTTCATagaaccacccactggactcttaaaggggtactccactaccccagcgttcagaacatcacccactggactcttaaaggggtactccactgcctcagcgttcagaacatctAGTGGGCTCCGGGGTcgcgacatcacggccacgccccgtgTGTCatcccgccacaccccctcaatgcaagtctatgggagggggcgtacgccccctcccttagacttgcattgagggggcatggccatgatgtcacgaccccgcagcccacacccagcgttcggaactaaactttccgaatgctggggcatcggagtacccctttaaacccagaaTGAGCAGAAATCAAGCTGACTATATTACTAGTTATTCCCGAATGTTTTCCCACAAACATGTATATCGATCTGCTCCGCTCCTTCCGCTCTATAAAATGCTGCCTATAGATCGGACTGCATTTTCAACATGAAGGCATAAATGTTCCCATTCACTGACGGCAAGCAGATATCTTGAGAACAGTTAGGAATTgagttgctgaactttgaattgAAACATCGAACCTCTTCAGCAGCGTCCCGGCTGCGGGCGTCATGCGTTACATCTGTATTATGAATTCGTAACCCCCACGTGGTAGGAAGCAGCTGATCCTCGGTTGCTATATTATGTGACAGCCTCTAAATATCCTTTACATGCAAGAAGCTTCTTTCTTTCCCCAGGGAGTAAAACTTCTGCTGGACGTTCATGTCAGTATTATACAAACGGGAAAACGTTTGCTCGCTGTGAGAGCCTAAATGTAATAATCCCTCGCAGTGACCGCCTCATTCCGGAACAATTATAAGTGTGAATTTATTGCTGCGCCGGTGCTGGGGATGGCGGCGTACAGTTCCCCCTTGGCTTTCCCATGCCTTGTCTCTGCTATTGGGTTTTCCTAATGTTAACTGAGTGAACATACTGATGAGGAAGTGCTCGCAGGATTATCATTGCTAAGGGATGAGGTGAAGAACGGTTATAGCTTCTTGCACTCTAAATAAGGAAACTGCCTGTCAGACATATGACCATTCAACCAATTTGGTCCTTGGATCTCCCCTTCAGATATAACATTTTCCCGAAAGTCGTCCCATGTAATTCATTCCAGCTTTGGTATCTCTTATGGGACGACCATCCGAGGTCTCATCAGCGCAGGTTAGTGATGAGAGTCCTTGTCTCGAGCTGGTCTGTCATTGGCATGTTGTTGATGTCAGGATGACATGGGTATAGGACGGCCTCTGAAGTATAAAGATAGGCCGAGCAAATATATCTGGCTGCCCACTAGTACTCGAGAGCTACAAAACATGGTCCCCACCACTTTTCTGTTTGCTGGCCTCTACGTATTCTCTACTCATTTTCTCCCAGGCTTCGGTTTCATGTCAGCAATCCCTATCTGCCTTCCAAAAATAAGCTCCCACCGCCATGCTGAAGAGAGAAAAACAAGGAGGGCGGTATTTTTAGGGCCATTAATTCTGACCACGTGTCCAGAAGGTGAACCGGATGGCCGTTGCACAAAGACTACTCATCACTATGTCCTACGGAGACAGAATTCACTGGACGTTGCCTGTTTTCCTTCTGCTGGGTTTTGTGGGAGACTTTGTTTTGTCATACCCTATACCCTATATACCCTACAGGGCTAATGGAACATTACAGGAAAGGACATGGGAATCGTTGTTCTCCAGGTCAATTGGAATGTCTTCCGACAAATTGGATGCAAAGTGGAAGAGCGATTATTTGCAGGGAATTAAGAGGCAACGGAGGCTTTACTGCAACGTCGGAATTGGGTTTCACCTGCAGGTCCTCCCAGATGGAAGGATAAATGGCGTACACAGTGAAAGTCCATATAGTGAGTTACAGCCTGAAATTCAATGCGAAAATAAGGTCATGCATGTAAAATGGAGCTCTTTAGTGGGTTCAATAATAATTACATCAGTAAGACATATAATGGATGGTTAAGGAATTCCAGACCTGCTATTCatgcttacatttttttatatataataatattaataatatttcttatcattatttctattattattgttattattaataataatgataattattattattattactaagatatttattattattaataatattaataataatctgatatattattaaaatttaatttttttatcataATTTTAGATTTTTCAATGATTATCGTAATTTTTAGtattact is drawn from Hyla sarda isolate aHylSar1 chromosome 4, aHylSar1.hap1, whole genome shotgun sequence and contains these coding sequences:
- the FGF6 gene encoding fibroblast growth factor 6 yields the protein MAVAQRLLITMSYGDRIHWTLPVFLLLGFVGDFVLSYPIPYIPYRANGTLQERTWESLFSRSIGMSSDKLDAKWKSDYLQGIKRQRRLYCNVGIGFHLQVLPDGRINGVHSESPYSLLEISTVERGVISLFGVKTNLFVAMNSKGRVYASPTFQDDCKFKEILLSNNYNAYESKMYQGAYLGLSKHGRIKRGTKISPAMTVTHFLPRI